The Persephonella sp. KM09-Lau-8 nucleotide sequence TTGATTTCATAAAAAATGAGAACTTTATAGAAGAAATAAGATTTGTTCTCTTTACTCCAGATATTTATGAATATTACAACCAGGCATTGAAGGAAGTTTTGAATGAAACCTGATATAGTTGATATATTAATAGTCCTGATAATAGCCAGTATTGTTGGCTATTACATCTATCTAAGATACAGGGAAGAAAAAAAGAAAAAGGAAGAACAGCTTATTCCAACACTTAATTACTACAAAGATAAATTCAGCAAGGAAAAAGTAGAGTATTCAGAAAAAGCCAGAAGGTTTCAGGAAAAAGTAAAGGAGTATAAAAACAAGCTTAAAGAGATAAAAGAAAATGTATTCAGATACAAATGGAATGATGATGAAAAGCAGCTTTTAAGAAGACTAAAGGGAACCGATTTTGAGTGGACATTTACCGAGCTTCTAAAAATTCTTGACTTTCAGGTAAATGAACCTCCTGTTTATAAAGACCACAATATAGATTTACTGTTAAAGATAAATGATAGCCTGATCTGTCTTGATTTTGTTGATTACCAGCAAGCAAAAAAGATAAACGAGAAGTATATTGATACATTGATAAAAGGCCAGGAAAAATATAACTGCCAAGGTGTGTGGATTATAAGTAATGGACTTTTTGACCAGAAGATAAAAAATTATATGATAGATAAAGGAGTGCAATTTTTTGAGTATAAACAAGTCATAAAATTTTTCCCTTCTATCAGAATTGTTGAGGATTTTTATGAAATAGAAACAAAACTGAATAATTATGAACTTCTACATAAAGAAACGGCAGATGAGGTTATAAGAAGGGATACATGGATTAAGGAAGTAGAGGAAAAACTACAGGAAGCTTACAAAAAACAACAGGTGGAAAAATGAAAAAGATATTAATAATTTTGGTGGGGTTAATTATGGGTATAACTATAGCAAAGGCAAACAAACTGCTTGAGGAAAAACATATATACATAGAAAAACTGGATAATGGGGCAACTGCCATAATAAAAGAGAGAAAAGATACACAGGCTGTAGCACTACAGGTGTGGTTTGGGGTTGGTTCTGTATTTGAGAATGATAATGAAAGGGGACTATCACATTTTCTTGAGCATATGCTCTTTAATGGAACAAAATATACAAAGCCTGGTGAAATAGAAAAAGAGATTGAGAAAAAAGGTGGTAGTATTAACGCAGCTACCAGTTATGATTTTACTTTTTATCATATAGAAATAGCAGCACCATTCTGGGAGGAGTCTCTCCAGTATCTCTATTATATGACTACTGCCCCAACCCTTTCTCAAAAAATGATAGAAAAAGAAAAACCGATTGTTTTAGAGGAATTAAACAGACATCTGGATAATCCAAAGAGTGCTTTATGGGATACTTATAACAAGCTGGCATATAAAGTAAGCAACTATAAACATCCTGTAATAGGATATAGAGAAACCATAGAAAAATTTGATGAACCACTTGTGAAACATTATTTCTACTCTTACTATGTCCCTTCTAACACATATATTGTAGTTGTTGGAAATATAGATAAAGATGAAGTGCTAAAAAAAATAAAAGAAACATTTGGCACAGTAAAAGGCAAATACTACAAACCACCTAAAGTTCCACTTGAACCTCCTCAAAAAGAGGTAAGAAAAAAAATCCTGAGAAAACCTCAAATAACAAGGGCTTATGTTGCGATAGGATGGCAGGCACCACCTATAAAAGATAAAGATAGCTATACAGCGAGGGTTCTGGAAGAGATTTTTTCAGGTGGTAGAACATCTGTGCTTTATCAGAAACTCAGAGAAACAGGGCTGGTTCAGGCTGTCTTTGGAGGATATCTATCCCATAGGGGAACAAGCCAGTTTATATTCTTTTTTGTAACGGAGCCGGAAAAGGTTGATAAAGTTAAAAATGAGCTATTCAAAATAATAAATGATTACAGAAAAAATAGTATCCCAGAAGAAGTTGTGGAAAATGCAAAAAACAAGATTATAAACAGTGAAGTATTTTCCCGTGAAGAAGTCGTTCATGATGCAGAAGCTCTCGGATATGCAGCTTCCGTTGCTGGGGATGTAAAATATGATATAGAGTATCTGGATAATATTAAAAAGGTTACAAAAAGGAAAGTAGATAACTACTTGAAAAAATATTTTGGTGATAATAACTACACAGAAGTTCAGCTTTTACCTGAAAAATAAGTCCCCGTAGCTCAGAAGGATAGAGCGCGAGATTCCTAATCTCGAGGTCGGCGGTTCGAATCCGCCCGGGGACATTTAACAATTTCATATATAATCTCCCTAACTTGTTAACTGACAACAGAACTGTTATATTTATTGCAAATTTGGTTAATGAGAACAAAAGGGGAAATTTATAAATACTTTTTAACATTGATAGAGCAACTAACCTTTGGAAAAATAATAGCACCTATTTGGGGGAAATCATAAGAAAGAAAAATGAATAAAGACCAGAAAGAACTTGAGCTGAAGAAATTAGAGATTGAAAAACTGAAAATTAAAGAGGGATTATTTAGAACCTTGATTATAATTATTCTAACTGCAAGTGCAGGATTAGGGACTTTGCATCTTAAAGTATTTGGAAGTAAATTCAATAAAGAGTTATATGTATTTTTATTATTTGTAATTATTGTAGTTTCCATATTCGCTTTATGGTTATGGTTATCTATAAGAAAGAAATTAAAGGAGATTTGATATGTTTTTAGAAATTTTACTTTTTATTGCAATGTTAATAGTTTTAGTAGTTTTCGGCACAATGGCATTCTTGACTATGAAGGATTACTTTGAGGAAAGAAAACAGTAATTCATAATCATCTTAAACCAAGGGGCGAATGCCCCTTGGATTTATCTCCCACAGACCAGAGGAGATTTCTTATAATTACTCCAGCCTGTGAAACCACCTGCCAGAACAGATATATTTTCAAATCCAGCTTTTTCCAGTAAACTTGCAGCCAGTGCTCCCCTTGGTCCTATACCGCAGTAAATAACTATCTCTTTATTTCTGTCAAGCTCATTATATCTCTCTCTAAGCTCTGTTAGTGGAATATTTACAGAGCTTTCTATATTTCCATTTTTCAATTCAGATTTAGACCTGACATCCAGAAGAATTATACTCTCTGTGTTAAGTTTATCTTCCAGTGTATCTGGCGACAGGGCTTTAAATGATTTTATAGCTTTTCCTGCATTTGCCCATGCAAATGTATGATTTTCAAGATATCCTACAATATTATCTATACCAACCCTTCTCAGCTTAATAGCTATATCGTCAACTTCATTGCTATTGTCTGTAACAAGCAAAATCTCTTTTTCTGGGGCAAGTATCCATCCAGCAAATAGAGAGAAAGGCATAAATCTGTAATCCATGCTTAGAGAATTAGGAATATGACCTCCAATCCATGTAAGATAATGTCTTGTATCCAGAATAATTCTGTCATCATCCATAAGATTTTCAAATTCTTCAACAGATAAAGGCTTTGGAGAATTGAGTTTAGAAAGGAATATAGCTCCTTCTTCATTTATCTTAGAACATCTTTTGAAATGGTCTGGTGCAGGTGGCATTCCTTCAAGAAGGGTTTTTATAAAATCTTCTTCTGAAAGGGATAAAAGTTTATTAAATTTCTTTTCATAGCCTATAGTAGAACTTCTTTTTGTGGACAATGCTTTACCACAGAGAGTTCCTGCTCCATGTGCAGGATAAACCTCTACAAAATCAGGTAATCTCATAAGTTTCTGCAGTGAGTTATACAATGCTTTTGCAAGTTCCTCTTTTTTATTGGGGAATAAATCAGGTCTTCCAACATCACCAACAAAAAGTGTATCCCCTGTAAAAACAGCAGCAGGCTCTTCTCCACGGGATAAGTCTGTAAATATATAAGATACATGTTCAGGTGTATGTCCAGGGGTGTCTAAAACATCTATTTTTATGTTTTCTATCTGGATTGTGTCTCCTTCTTGAACAGGAATGTGTTCCCTTTTGCTGTTTTGCTTTGCTGGAAGATACAGCTTTGCTCCTGTTTTCTCAGCAAGTTCATAATGTCCACCTATAAAATCAGCGTGGAGATGTGTTACCAGTATTGCTTCAATTTTTACTCCCAGTTCTTTTGCTTTCTGGATGTAATCATCTACATCTCTTTTAGGATCAATAACTATAGCTTTTGTTTGACCTGTAACTAAATAAGATATATGGGATATTCCATCTCCAACATAAAATCTTTCTATAAGCATTGCTATTAACCTCCTGTGGTTAGTATTTACTAACCAGTATAGATAAAATATGAAACGGGGAATATGAGAAATGTCACGAAATATTTGAGATTTCAGGAAAAACAAGTTTTATCTATTAAACAGGTCTTCCAGTAGTGCTATTTCCATTTTGTTTTTGATATCTTTAAGGGATTTTACAAAATATTTTTCTGCCTGTTTTTGTATTTCATCCATCGTTCCCTGAAATACAATTTTCCCTGTGTCTTTGTAAATAGTCATTACATATATTTCTTTTTCGTAGTCATATTCCAGAACTACTTTTATACCTTTTTCACTTTCAAATTCTTCTATTATTTCTCTACCCATCGTAGTTCTCCAGAATTTCTTTTAAAGAGTTTACCAGATAATTTATATCGTTTTCGGTATGTTGGTAGGAAATTGTAATTCTAAGTCTGGAAGTTCCTTGTGGCACAGTTGGTGGACGGATAGCCTGAACAAAGAGTTTCTTTTCAAGCAGCCTGTCCCTGATATAAAGGGCTTTCTTTTCTTCACCTACAATTAAGGTAAGAATAGGTGTTCCATAATAAGTTAGATTTATACCTTGTTCTTTAGCCTGTCTGTAGAGATATTCTGACAGCTTTAAAACTTTTTCTCTCCTAAAAGATTCCCTTTGTAATATCCTCAGGTTTGAAAGGGATATAAAATTTTGAACAGGGGATAAAGCAGTAGAAAAAATCTGGGTTCTCATACGGTTAATCAGGTAATCTATCAGAGTGCTACTTCCACAGATAAAAGCCCCATAACTCCCGACTGCTTTTGAGAGAGTTCCCATCTGTATTATATTTTCATCAGGTTTCAGTCCAAAATGGAAAATCGTTCCTTTTCCTTCTCCTATAATTCCTGTTGCATGGGCATCATCAACTATTATTACTGCGTTATATCTATCAGCAAGAGTTTTCAATTGGTCAAAAGGAACAATATCCCCTTCCATACTAAAAACGCCATCTGTAATGATAAATCTAAATCCTGTGGTTTGTTCTCTTTTAAGTTTATCTTCTAAATCATTCAGGTCATTGTGTTTATATATAACCCTTTTCGCCTTTGAAAGTCTTATTCCATCTATGATTGAAGCATGATTAAGCTCATCAGAGAATATAATATCTTTTTGTGAAGTTATTGCCTGTATCAGACCTGTATTTGCAAGATAACCACTGCCTACCACAAGACAGCATTCTGTTTCTTTGAACCTTGCAAGTTCTTCCTCAAGCTGCTTTTGTGTCTCTGTATATCCTGAAATAAGAGCAGAGGCACCGCTACCAAGGGAAAGATTTTTGATGTTTTTACAAAGTTTTTCTTTTGTTTCAGGATTATCTTTTAATCCAAGATAATCATTTGAGGAGAAATCTATAATATTTTCAGGCAGGATATACCTTTTTCTGTATAAGTTTTTATTCTTTACTTCATCAAGCTGTTTTTTTAAAAATTCATTAAATTTCATACATATCCTTTAAAAAAGGCTATTTTTGTGCAGAATTTTACCATAGGAGCTAATATAATATTATGGGAATATTTTTATAAAACTATAAAATCATGAGGTTTAGGAGATGAACTACCTTGCTATCATTCAAAAATATCTGCCTGATATTTTAGAAGAATTAAAAGAAGATATTCTAAAGGAAAAAGATAGCTTAAAATTTCTCGGAACTGAAGAAGACCTGAACAAAATTATTCAAAAACAGGAGGAATTAGTAAAAAAATATCTTCTTGAGTTCGAAGGTGAAGATGTTTTAGAGCAATGTGAAGAATTCTATAAGGAAGTCAACCTTCCTTATGTAATTATAAAAAGTAATTTTAACAAACTTAAGAAAAAAGTAATCCAAAAACTTATAGACGAAGGTTCAGATGAGGAGCTAATATTTAATGTCAAAAAATATATAGAAAAACTAGCAAATGCTATCGCTAAAGTCTATATAAAAAAAGATATCCAGATTTTAAAGGAAATTGAAAACTCTCCATTTGTTGATTATGTTCTCTACAAATCTAACTTAGAATGGATAAAACAGATAATAAAAGCTATAGAAAAGGATAATATGTCCTATTTCCCTCTTTATTCCCCAAAAGATAGCGAATTTATAAAATATCTGGAATATCCTGAATCTATAATGGTGTGTATGGATGCCAATCTATGCTCATATCTGGAGGAGCTTCACAAACTGATTTTCAAAACAGCATACTCTTTTTATGTATTTTACTCAAAAGGCAATTATGCAGAAAGTTATCTTGCAGAAAAAGATTTTATAGAACAGGCTTTTAAACTTATGAAAACTATTTCTGAACTGTATTTCATAACCTTTTCCGACCTGGAAACAAATTTCTTTAACCTGATTAGCTATCTGGCAAGCTCGGATAAAAGACAGTTTGTTTCTATTATAGATATACAGAATTTAAAGACATTAAACAAAATCTACGGGGAAGAAACTGTTACACAAGCAATTACTGAAATAGAAAAACAGATAAATAAAATTCTTAAAAATAAACAGGACAGAACTTTATTTATAAGAGGAGTAACAGCGAACTTTTATATGTTTAACACCAATTATACCCATGAAGAAATAAAAAAGCTTATAGCCCAGATATCAGAAATAGTAAACAAAAAATTGGTAATTAATGATAAAGAAATAGAAATAAAAACAATTATAGGCACACTGGAAATAGAACCTTTCTCTGAGATTACAGGTGAAGAAGTTAGAAGAATATTAGCCCATCTAAAAGAAGAAGCCAAAAAAAGAGAAAAGAAAATGTTACTCATTCTGGATAAAGAAGAAAAAACCGAAATCCTCAAATGGATTAATCAGAGATATCAAAATGTTAATTTCATCAAAAACAGTATATTCAGCAAAAATATAGAACTGGTTTTCCAGCCTGTTATAGATATAAAAACAGGGAAAGTGGAGTTTGTGGAAACCCTTGTAAGAATAATAAATGGTGAAGGAAGATTAATTCCTGCAGGGGTATTCATTGATTTGGTTTATGAGCTTGGACTGATATCTGAGCTGGATACTATAGTTTTAGAGCTATTAAAGGAAAAACAGGATACTATAAGCAGAATAACCCAGAATGTTCTTGTAAATGTTAGTTACAAATCTCTGATATCACAGAAATTTCAAAGAAAGCTGAAAGAAACAATTAAAAAACTGGATAAACTAAATCTTGTATTTGAACTGACAGAACAGCAATTAATTGAAAATATATCAATTGTGGAGAAATTAAGAAAAGAAACAGGTCTAAAATTTGCTGTTGATGATTTTGGGGCGGGATATTCATCACTTAAAACTGTTGCTGACCTTGCAGAGAAAGATATACTCGGAATTCTAAAAATCGATGGAACGCTAATAAAGGATTTAGATAAACATGAAAATATCCAGAAAATAGTTTATATAATCTCTATTCTGTGTGAAAGCCTTGATTTAAAAGCTGTGGCAGAGTTTGTAGAAAATAAAGGCAGTTTTGAGGCATTAAAAGATATGGGAATTCATTACGGACAGGGATACTATATATCCAAGCCAAAAGTAATAGAGGAATTGATTATTGACGTTTTCTCAGACAAATATAAACAGATTAACGGGTTTTCTCCACAAAATATTTAAAGTTTTTAAGTAGCTGAAGACCTGCTTTCTGGCTTTTTTCAGGGTGGAACTGGACTGCCCATATATTGTCTTTCTGGACGGCTGAGCAGAATTCCACAGAATAATCTGTGGTTGCAGCTATGTCTGAATTATTTGAAGGAACAGCATAAAAGGAATGAACAAAATAGTAATATTCCCCATTTTTTATATCTGAAAAAAAACCTTCTTCCTGTTTAATCCAGACCTGGTTCCATCCCATATGGGGGACTTTATAGCCTTCTTTATTTTCAAATCTTATAACTTTACCTTTTAGAACTCCCAGTCCTTCATGCTCTCCAAATTCATAACCATACTCAAAAAGTATTTGCAGTCCAAGGCATATTCCCAGATAAGGTTTTCCTGCCTTTATTGATTTAATAACAGGTTCAAGGAGATTTAACCTATCAAGATTATGCATTGCATCCCCGAATGCACCAACACCGGGAACAACAATGGCCTTTGCATTTTCCACATCTTTAGGCTCAGAGGATACCTTCACATCAAAACCGACTTTTTCAAGGGCTTTTGCAACACTTCTTAGATTACCCATTCCGTAATCAACGACTGTTATCATTTCAGCCCCTCTTTAAGCTCTTTTACCAGATTTTTAATGCCTTCAATATCAGCTTTTCCCTGTAGTTTTACAACTGCACTACCTACTATAACCCCATCTGCTATTTTACTTAATTTTTGGGTATGCTCTTTTTTGGATACTCCAAATCCAACAGCGACAAATTTACCGGTTATTTCTTTAATCTGTTTTACTTTTTCTTCCAATTCCTGCCATGGAAGCGTTTCCCTTTCCCCTGTAATTCCTGTCAGAGAAACATAATATATAAAGCTGTCGCTCATATCCCCAATTTTCTTAATTCTGTCTTCATGGGAGGTTGGGGCAAGCAGAAAAATCATGTCAAGACCGTTTTTATTTACAATCTGTTTAAAGCCTTCTGCTTCCTCTGGAGGAAGGTCAGGAACAATAAATCCGTCTATACCACTATCTTTTGCCATCTGGCAGAATTTTTCTTCTCCCATAACAAAAATAGGATTGTAATAGGTCATTAAAATAAGAGGTGTATCAGGGAAGTCCTGTTTTATTTTCTGTGTAAGCTGGAATACATTAACAGGGGTTATTCCATCTTTTACAGCTTTTTCGTGGGCAACCTGTATTGTTGGACCATCTGCAACCGGGTCTGAGAATGGAAGGCCAACTTCTAATATGTCTGCACCGGCTTCTATTAATGCTTTTGCCGTTTCATAGCTTTTTTCCAGAGAGGGATAGCCTGCCATAAAATAACATATAAGTGGTTTTTTGTCTTTGAACTTACTTTCTATGAAACGCAACCTGACCCCTTTACTTTTGATTTTGGTAATATTTTATCATTATTTCTCTTTTACAAAATCAAGAACATAACTCATTAGCTCTTTTATTCCTGTTTTTTCTTTGGAAGAGGTCAGAAAGACAGGAAAATCATCTGACAGGCCAAGGGTTTTTCTTATGATTTTTTTGGCTTTGGCTTTTTCACTCTGGTTGAGTTTATCTGCTTTTGTTGCAACCACAACATAAGGAATTCCAAGGCTTTCCAGCCATTCCTTCATCATAATATCTAATTTTGTTGGTTCATGTCTGCTATCAACAAGCATTATTACAAGGGATAGATTTTCCCTTGTTTGAAAATAGGTTTCTATCATTCTTTTCCATTTTTGCCTTTCAGCCTTAGAAACAGCTGCATATCCATATCCGGGAAGGTCAACAAAGTATATATTGTCATTTAGCAGAAAAAAGTTTATAAGTCTTGTTTTTCCCGGGGAAGAGGATACTTTGGCAATATTTCTGTTGAATATTGCGTTTATAAGGGAGGATTTTCCCACATTTGAGCGGCCAACAATGGCTATTTCTGGAAAGTGGGGAGGCGGATAATCCTTTGGATTAACCGCACTTTTGACAAATTTTACCTTTTTGATAGTTGCCATTTTAACTTGCTTTTTCGTATATC carries:
- a CDS encoding restriction endonuclease; translation: MKPDIVDILIVLIIASIVGYYIYLRYREEKKKKEEQLIPTLNYYKDKFSKEKVEYSEKARRFQEKVKEYKNKLKEIKENVFRYKWNDDEKQLLRRLKGTDFEWTFTELLKILDFQVNEPPVYKDHNIDLLLKINDSLICLDFVDYQQAKKINEKYIDTLIKGQEKYNCQGVWIISNGLFDQKIKNYMIDKGVQFFEYKQVIKFFPSIRIVEDFYEIETKLNNYELLHKETADEVIRRDTWIKEVEEKLQEAYKKQQVEK
- a CDS encoding pitrilysin family protein, which produces MKKILIILVGLIMGITIAKANKLLEEKHIYIEKLDNGATAIIKERKDTQAVALQVWFGVGSVFENDNERGLSHFLEHMLFNGTKYTKPGEIEKEIEKKGGSINAATSYDFTFYHIEIAAPFWEESLQYLYYMTTAPTLSQKMIEKEKPIVLEELNRHLDNPKSALWDTYNKLAYKVSNYKHPVIGYRETIEKFDEPLVKHYFYSYYVPSNTYIVVVGNIDKDEVLKKIKETFGTVKGKYYKPPKVPLEPPQKEVRKKILRKPQITRAYVAIGWQAPPIKDKDSYTARVLEEIFSGGRTSVLYQKLRETGLVQAVFGGYLSHRGTSQFIFFFVTEPEKVDKVKNELFKIINDYRKNSIPEEVVENAKNKIINSEVFSREEVVHDAEALGYAASVAGDVKYDIEYLDNIKKVTKRKVDNYLKKYFGDNNYTEVQLLPEK
- a CDS encoding MBL fold metallo-hydrolase; translated protein: MLIERFYVGDGISHISYLVTGQTKAIVIDPKRDVDDYIQKAKELGVKIEAILVTHLHADFIGGHYELAEKTGAKLYLPAKQNSKREHIPVQEGDTIQIENIKIDVLDTPGHTPEHVSYIFTDLSRGEEPAAVFTGDTLFVGDVGRPDLFPNKKEELAKALYNSLQKLMRLPDFVEVYPAHGAGTLCGKALSTKRSSTIGYEKKFNKLLSLSEEDFIKTLLEGMPPAPDHFKRCSKINEEGAIFLSKLNSPKPLSVEEFENLMDDDRIILDTRHYLTWIGGHIPNSLSMDYRFMPFSLFAGWILAPEKEILLVTDNSNEVDDIAIKLRRVGIDNIVGYLENHTFAWANAGKAIKSFKALSPDTLEDKLNTESIILLDVRSKSELKNGNIESSVNIPLTELRERYNELDRNKEIVIYCGIGPRGALAASLLEKAGFENISVLAGGFTGWSNYKKSPLVCGR
- the bioF gene encoding 8-amino-7-oxononanoate synthase is translated as MKFNEFLKKQLDEVKNKNLYRKRYILPENIIDFSSNDYLGLKDNPETKEKLCKNIKNLSLGSGASALISGYTETQKQLEEELARFKETECCLVVGSGYLANTGLIQAITSQKDIIFSDELNHASIIDGIRLSKAKRVIYKHNDLNDLEDKLKREQTTGFRFIITDGVFSMEGDIVPFDQLKTLADRYNAVIIVDDAHATGIIGEGKGTIFHFGLKPDENIIQMGTLSKAVGSYGAFICGSSTLIDYLINRMRTQIFSTALSPVQNFISLSNLRILQRESFRREKVLKLSEYLYRQAKEQGINLTYYGTPILTLIVGEEKKALYIRDRLLEKKLFVQAIRPPTVPQGTSRLRITISYQHTENDINYLVNSLKEILENYDG
- a CDS encoding EAL domain-containing protein, with product MNYLAIIQKYLPDILEELKEDILKEKDSLKFLGTEEDLNKIIQKQEELVKKYLLEFEGEDVLEQCEEFYKEVNLPYVIIKSNFNKLKKKVIQKLIDEGSDEELIFNVKKYIEKLANAIAKVYIKKDIQILKEIENSPFVDYVLYKSNLEWIKQIIKAIEKDNMSYFPLYSPKDSEFIKYLEYPESIMVCMDANLCSYLEELHKLIFKTAYSFYVFYSKGNYAESYLAEKDFIEQAFKLMKTISELYFITFSDLETNFFNLISYLASSDKRQFVSIIDIQNLKTLNKIYGEETVTQAITEIEKQINKILKNKQDRTLFIRGVTANFYMFNTNYTHEEIKKLIAQISEIVNKKLVINDKEIEIKTIIGTLEIEPFSEITGEEVRRILAHLKEEAKKREKKMLLILDKEEKTEILKWINQRYQNVNFIKNSIFSKNIELVFQPVIDIKTGKVEFVETLVRIINGEGRLIPAGVFIDLVYELGLISELDTIVLELLKEKQDTISRITQNVLVNVSYKSLISQKFQRKLKETIKKLDKLNLVFELTEQQLIENISIVEKLRKETGLKFAVDDFGAGYSSLKTVADLAEKDILGILKIDGTLIKDLDKHENIQKIVYIISILCESLDLKAVAEFVENKGSFEALKDMGIHYGQGYYISKPKVIEELIIDVFSDKYKQINGFSPQNI
- the hisH gene encoding imidazole glycerol phosphate synthase subunit HisH; translation: MITVVDYGMGNLRSVAKALEKVGFDVKVSSEPKDVENAKAIVVPGVGAFGDAMHNLDRLNLLEPVIKSIKAGKPYLGICLGLQILFEYGYEFGEHEGLGVLKGKVIRFENKEGYKVPHMGWNQVWIKQEEGFFSDIKNGEYYYFVHSFYAVPSNNSDIAATTDYSVEFCSAVQKDNIWAVQFHPEKSQKAGLQLLKNFKYFVEKTR
- the trpA gene encoding tryptophan synthase subunit alpha, coding for MRFIESKFKDKKPLICYFMAGYPSLEKSYETAKALIEAGADILEVGLPFSDPVADGPTIQVAHEKAVKDGITPVNVFQLTQKIKQDFPDTPLILMTYYNPIFVMGEEKFCQMAKDSGIDGFIVPDLPPEEAEGFKQIVNKNGLDMIFLLAPTSHEDRIKKIGDMSDSFIYYVSLTGITGERETLPWQELEEKVKQIKEITGKFVAVGFGVSKKEHTQKLSKIADGVIVGSAVVKLQGKADIEGIKNLVKELKEGLK
- the yihA gene encoding ribosome biogenesis GTP-binding protein YihA/YsxC, whose protein sequence is MATIKKVKFVKSAVNPKDYPPPHFPEIAIVGRSNVGKSSLINAIFNRNIAKVSSSPGKTRLINFFLLNDNIYFVDLPGYGYAAVSKAERQKWKRMIETYFQTRENLSLVIMLVDSRHEPTKLDIMMKEWLESLGIPYVVVATKADKLNQSEKAKAKKIIRKTLGLSDDFPVFLTSSKEKTGIKELMSYVLDFVKEK